One genomic region from Torulaspora delbrueckii CBS 1146 chromosome 4, complete genome encodes:
- the FPT1 gene encoding chromatin-associated RNAPIII regulator FPT1 (similar to Saccharomyces cerevisiae YKR011C; ancestral locus Anc_1.293) encodes MTKSDREIIYLYAGENHPKVKLTREREFTNVRGLLEYFHGIQDTFYVEFETSETITENLKLRCTSYGGDEFDGSVPFFILEYDEILDSFYVWKSEGQWELNKLIATLYTDHSNKGSHACGEILRESPEFAKHPRKKLIDLVIDKLNVDWSRIDIEEFWLQLDQVLALDQDAKLDEFSFKSLISVAVLKTKVKENKRMLQQAVVQYHRLMKSKEHTEIEREDEKRAVSPTDPECPGPMYAFGKINSQGDQIVANFNRHFKLMAEDYETFDLKNWGQITRKSNRRKPRGSHTKNCISKVKS; translated from the coding sequence ATGACGAAGTCTGATCGAGAGATTATCTACTTGTATGCCGGAGaaaatcatccaaaagtGAAGTTGACCCGTGAGAGGGAGTTTACCAATGTAAGAGGTTTGCTGGAATATTTCCATGGGATTCAGGATACATTTTACGTTGAGTTTGAGACCAGTGAGACTATTACGGAAAATTTGAAACTACGTTGTACTTCTtatggtggtgatgaatttgatggcTCTGTACCTTTCTTTATCCTTGAATATGACGAGATATTGGATTCTTTTTACGTTTGGAAATCTGAGGGCCAGTGGGAATTAAATAAACTGATTGCGACTTTGTACACTGATCACTCAAATAAAGGTTCACATGCGTGCGGTGAGATTTTGAGGGAAAGTCCGGAATTTGCCAAACATCCcaggaagaaattgatcgATCTGGTAATAGATAAGTTGAATGTGGATTGGTCACGAATTGATATCGAAGAGTTTTGGTTACAGCTCGATCAAGTGCTGGCGCTCGATCAGGACGCTAAATTGGATGAATTTTCgttcaagagtttgattTCTGTCGCTGTATTGAAGACCAAGGTGAAGGAAAATAAGAGGATGCTTCAACAGGCTGTGGTGCAATACCATCGACTGATGAAGTCCAAAGAACACACGGAGATCGAGCGAGAGGATGAGAAGAGAGCTGTTTCACCAACAGATCCGGAGTGTCCGGGACCCATGTACGCTTTTGGGAAGATAAACAGCCAAGGTGATCAAATTGTAGCTAATTTCAATCGTCATTTCAAATTAATGGCCGAAGATTACGAGACGTTTGATCTAAAGAACTGGGGGCAAATAACTCGCAAGTCAAACCGTAGGAAGCCTCGAGGCTCACACACTAAAAATTGCATTTCAAAAGTCAAAAGTTAG
- the YPT52 gene encoding Rab family GTPase YPT52 (similar to Saccharomyces cerevisiae YPT52 (YKR014C); ancestral locus Anc_1.289) — protein MFQFKLVLLGDSSVGKSSIVYRFVKNSFDEFRESTIGAAFLSQTIKVKESDDGEETVIKFEIWDTAGQERYKSLAPMYYRNANAALVVYDVTQQDSLVKAQSWVNELKNKVGDDDLVICLVGNKVDLCDEDAEDNKRAVGTEEARSYANEQNLLFYEVSAKTGLNVQQIFQSIGEKLFETKSEEIAAAKNRQIGSSNDHVNVQLQRASTNDPTSCCF, from the coding sequence ATGTTCCAATTCAAACTAGTTCTATTGGGTGACTCATCCGTTGGTAAGTCCTCGATCGTTTACCGTTTCGTTAAGAACTCTTTTGACGAGTTTCGTGAAAGTACCATCGGTGCAGCATTCTTATCGCAGACAATCAAGGTTAAGGAGTCCGATGATGGTGAAGAGACTGTGATAAAGTTCGAAATATGGGATACAGCTGGTCAAGAACGTTACAAATCGTTAGCTCCCATGTATTATAGGAACGCCAACGCAGCATTGGTCGTTTACGATGTTACGCAACAAGATTCGTTAGTCAAGGCTCAAAGTTGGGTTaatgagttgaagaacaaggtTGGGGATGACGACTTAGTGATTTGCCTAGTAGGGAACAAAGTGGATCTTTGTGACGAAGACGCTGAAGATAATAAGAGAGCAGTCGGGACAGAGGAAGCAAGGAGTTACGCCAACGAACAGAACCTTTTATTTTATGAAGTTAGTGCCAAGACGGGACTAAATGTTCAGCagatatttcaaagcatcgGTGAAAAGTTGTTTGAAACCAAGAGCGAAGAGATCGCAGCAGCCAAGAATCGACAAATAGGCTCTTCGAATGACCATGTCAATGTGCAACTACAAAGAGCTTCCACTAACGATCCAACATCGTGctgtttttga
- the PRY1 gene encoding sterol-binding protein (similar to Saccharomyces cerevisiae PRY1 (YJL079C) and PRY2 (YKR013W); ancestral locus Anc_1.291), whose protein sequence is MKFSQVSLLAAAVATANGAAVTVTQHVHQESVVSVQGVVYVENGQTHTTYSVIGGATNSAEAPVSTTLLASTSASTSLDPTSAVQTTSPTKDTTTLTPTTSSSSSTKQTKSSTSSSTSAQQSSTSTASSGFASTILKAHNDKRALHKDTSSLTWSDELASYAQAYADKYDCSGTLTHSGGKYGENLAAGYDAAGSVNAWYDEIKDYDYSNPSYSSATGHFTQVVWKGSTQLGCGIKNCNNAWGNYVICSYSPAGNVIGKFPDNVQPLN, encoded by the coding sequence ATGAAATTTTCTCAAGTATCTCTACTAGCTGCTGCTGTCGCTACCGCTAACGGTGCAGCTGTTACTGTCACCCAGCATGTGCACCAGGAAAGCGTTGTGAGTGTGCAAGGTGTAGTTTACGTTGAAAACGGTCAAACTCACACTACTTACAGTGTCATTGGAGGTGCCACAAATTCAGCTGAAGCTCCAGTCTCAACTACTTTGCTAGCTTCCACTTCTGCTTCTACGAGTCTGGACCCAACTTCTGCCGTTCAAACCACTTCCCCAACAAAGGACACTACTACGTTGACTCCAACAACTTCGAGCTCCAGTTCCACTAAACAGACAAAGAGCTCCACTTCGAGCTCCACTTCAGCTCAACAAAGTTCGACTTCTACTGCATCCTCAGGCTTTGCCTCTACCATCCTAAAAGCTCACAACGACAAAAGAGCTCTACACAAGGACACTTCATCTCTAACGTGGTCTGATGAATTGGCTAGTTACGCACAGGCTTATGCTGACAAGTACGATTGTTCAGGTACTCTAACCCACTCTGGTGGTAAATACGGTGAAAACCTGGCCGCAGGTTACGATGCCGCTGGATCCGTCAACGCTTGGTACGACGAAATCAAGGATTACGATTACAGTAACCCATCATACTCATCTGCCACTGGCCATTTCACCCAAGTCGTCTGGAAGGGCAGCACCCAACTCGGATGCGGTATCAAAAATTGCAACAACGCCTGGGGCAACTACGTCATCTGCAGTTACAGTCCGGCAGGTAACGTTATCGGCAAGTTCCCAGACAACGTCCAGCCATTGAACTAA
- the ARP4 gene encoding Arp4p (similar to Saccharomyces cerevisiae ARP4 (YJL081C); ancestral locus Anc_1.287), with product MSNPALQVYGGDEITAVVIDPGSFSTNIGFSGTDCPQAILPSCYGEQKAETEDNAPKKIFAEQSIGIPRPDYEIKPIVQNSMVVDWDAAEEQWSWALKDILYLNSNSGIPALLTEPIWNTLENKTKSLEILLESLQFEACYLSSTPTCVSFASGRPNCLVVDLGHDTTSVSPVVDGMTLSKSTMRNFLAGNCINELIKKPLKGKDLVPLFEIAQRKPEFKKKTFDYQIHPSLYNYANSRGFLQECKETLCQVAPSPLDKMDSQLESMAKRSIEAPWAEELVFDNKTRFGFAEQLFAPQKDELPENWPLSKDGIVETWHNDYVPLKRNKPNGGKPEKQNNEEGESAAHEDDTATETPNENGKRPLEESVTGSDIAGAADLVNASILASDVDLRATLAHNIVLTGGTSSIPGFSDRLMSELNKKLPALKFRILTTGHLRERQYQAWLGGSILTSLGSFHQLWVGKQEYEEVGPDRLLSDRFR from the coding sequence ATGTCGAATCCTGCATTACAAGTATACggtggtgatgaaattaCTGCGGTAGTCATTGACCCAGGTTCTTTCTCTACAAACATCGGGTTTTCTGGGACCGATTGTCCCCAGGCTATACTGCCATCATGTTATGGCGAACAAAAGGCAGAAACGGAGGATAACGCTCCTAAAAAGATCTTTGCGGAACAGTCCATTGGCATTCCCAGACCTGACTATGAGATCAAGccaattgttcaaaatagTATGGTTGTTGATTGGGATGCTGCCGAAGAACAGTGGTCATGGGCACTGAAGGACATACTATATCTTAACTCCAATTCGGGCATTCCTGCTTTATTGACTGAGCCAATATGGAACACTTTGGAGAACAAAACGAAATCCTTAGAGATACTATTAGAGTCATtacaatttgaagcctGTTACCTATCATCGACGCCTACCTGCGTTTCTTTCGCGTCAGGTAGACCTAATTGCCTGGTTGTTGATTTGGGCCATGATACGACAAGTGTAAGTCCTGTAGTAGACGGAATGACACTTTCTAAAAGTACAATGAGAAACTTTCTCGCTGGGAACTGCATTAACGAGCTAATCAAAAAGCCACTGAAAGGCAAAGATTTGGTGCCACTTTTTGAGATAGCTCAAAGAAAGCCAGaattcaaaaagaagacaTTTGACTATCAGATTCATCCATCATTATACAATTATGCAAATTCACGAGGATTTCTCCAGGAATGCAAGGAAACTCTATGTCAGGTGGCACCATCTCCGTTAGATAAAATGGACTCACAGTTAGAGTCTATGGCTAAAAGGTCTATAGAAGCTCCTTGGGCCGAAGAGCTTGTCTTCGATAACAAGACACGTTTTGGGTTTGCCGAACAATTGTTCGCACCACAGAAGGATGAGCTACCTGAGAACTGGCCTTTGTCAAAAGATGGGATAGTCGAAACGTGGCACAACGACTACGTCCCACTGAAGAGAAATAAACCTAATGGCGGCAAACCAGAGAAGCAGaataatgaagaaggtgagTCTGCCGCTCACGAAGATGATACGGCAACAGAGACTCCAAATGAAAACGGAAAGAGACCTCTTGAGGAGTCTGTCACTGGCAGTGATATCGCTGGTGCTGCAGACCTTGTCAATGCCTCAATTCTAGCCAGTGACGTCGACCTGCGGGCTACTTTGGCGCATAACATTGTTTTAACAGGTGGGACTTCTTCGATTCCAGGGTTTAGCGATAGACTCATGTCAGAGCTGAACAAGAAACTGCCCGCTCTAAAATTCAGAATATTGACTACTGGCCATTTGAGGGAAAGACAATATCAAGCATGGTTGGGTGGTAGCATACTCACAAGTCTAGGCAGTTTCCATCAACTTTGGGTGGGTAAACAGGAATACGAAGAAGTTGGTCCGGATAGGCTATTAAGTGATAGATTCAGGTAG
- the SCP160 gene encoding Scp160p (similar to Saccharomyces cerevisiae SCP160 (YJL080C); ancestral locus Anc_1.290), which translates to MSLTLENEMNVEITPNVADSIPSVTEKVGDEAGSQQVEQEAPKPKVLPSLKDLPSLGSNADLASTKVAWGPNVKPAAAPAISSSSSPSPSALNPGSRPMRSKTIQEAFTLDLQSQLSISKPEFSRIVQSVKQNHKVSVESTLSKNSRTFLISGVPANVYAGRRELVRKLTRPITDVIQVPSNSKAAIIGSGGKNIREIQDSCDVKINVAKENNPDSYDEDLNDYTADVSIHGDIDSVKLAKEKILNIVKDENKHAVITFPVDDAKVLSFIDLSDLNTKDDVKVQFNKDNNTVSIQGPREEAKIAKQDVKDYLAKLSNEIAIEQVAIPTKFQFLIDAKEIKEKFNVIVEFSNKANADTVSFVGPRSKVNEAIDFARSSSKTYTVDTLDISKSHGKNLAHAKNLALFFAKYNYLKGLQEAHPTIKVVLPTPEALALSDNVSIHISGKADQKEEIKAVRKELIALVNDITPLDTTIVDDVDYELFHKESKHALLGQEENAAFVQFGDYYSGNDAILLVALTSNDDFKPSAEEISETLSEVNASLDDIRKKQNALETKTLEMAPETQDSLLGESSATLKLILEDVSQEEGHLQIKLHSPDESKVTFRGNERAVNIANKAVESILKSPSKKFKDTVEVPANAVSRLIGTKGANTQQLRQKYDIQIDVPSESDGKKPVLVTLTGLQYNVERAKAFIIAEAKKWADIITKELIAAPKYHRNLQGPQGAYRNRLQEKYNVKIFFPRNEEVVTIRGPSRGVAKAYQELEALLDFEMENGHKSVVKVPAEHVPRIIGKNGDMINDIRAEYGVEMDFLQKATDPKVQETGEVELEITGSRESIKSATKKVNDIVAEASDFVKKSLDIDSKYHRTIVGSGGRKLREIIAAAGGDEYRNKSIDVPNANSESNVIKVEGPKKFVDIVVKEINKIVEEGENSIEKELDIPTERQGALIGPAGMVRRQLESEFSITLNVPNKGETGKVTIVGLPANVDKAEKKIISEIIRDNFDHEVLVPAKLHEFVSERGAFIQSLRNEHSINVRHGNEAKRANKISRKALNIPVDRLRGSDEDKLKFTVEEITSDESSEEGQVPWRLAYDPVDLSAILGEGEEEEGAKKSVEKDAASSKKAAIDAAVKAIEERIALAPQATSVGYIWSSDPKKFNKIVGPGGSKIKVIRESSGAIINVPKRSDKVNDIVYIRGTADAVKKAGESILKTLKN; encoded by the coding sequence ATGTCCTTGACTCTTGAAAACGAAATGAACGTTGAAATTACTCCAAACGTGGCCGATTCTATCCCTTCTGTTACTGAAAAGGTTGGGGATGAAGCTGGTTCTcaacaagttgaacaagagGCTCCTAAACCTAAGGTTTTgccttctttgaaagatttgcCATCTTTGGGTTCTAACGCAGATTTGGCTAGTACAAAGGTTGCTTGGGGTCCAAATGTCAAACCTGCTGCTGCCCctgcaatctcttcttcctcttcgcCTTCTCCTTCGGCTTTGAACCCTGGTTCTAGACCAATGCGGTCAAAGACTATACAGGAGGCTTTCACTTTAGATTTGCAATCTCAGTTGTCTATAAGCAAGCCTGAATTCTCACGTATTGTTCAATCGGTTAAGCAAAATCATAAGGTTTCTGTTGAGTCCACTCTCTCCAAGAACTCTCGTACTTTTCTGATCTCTGGTGTCCCAGCAAACGTGTACGCCGGTAGAAGAGAACTGGTTAGAAAATTGACTAGACCAATTACCGATGTCATTCAAGTGCCTTCCAACTCCAAGGCAGCTATTATTGGTTCCGGTGGTAAGAATATCCGCGAGATTCAGGACTCTTGTGATGTGAAGATCAATGTCGCTAAGGAAAATAATCCAGACTCTTACGACGAGGATTTGAACGATTACACTGCTGATGTGTCCATCCATGGTGATATTGACTCTGTTAAATTGGCTAAGGAAAAGATTTTAAATATTGTTAAGGACGAGAACAAGCATGCTGTGATTACTTTCCCCGTAGATGACGCTAAAGTTTTATCCTTCATTGATTTGTCTGATTTGAACACCAAAGATGATGTCAAGGTTCAATTCAACAAGGATAATAACACTGTTTCCATACAGGGTCCAAGAGAGGAGGCTAAGATCGCCAAACAAGACGTCAAAGATTACTTGGCGAAGTTGTCTAATGAGATTGCTATCGAACAAGTTGCTATCCCAACAAAgttccaattcttgattgatgCCAAGGAGATTAAAGAGAAATTCAATGTTATCGTTGAATTCTCAAACAAAGCCAATGCTGATACAGTTTCATTCGTCGGTCCCCGCTCTAAGGTTAATGAAGCCATTGATTTCGCTagatcttcatccaagacTTACACAGTCGATACTTTGGATATCTCAAAATCTCATGGTAAGAATCTGGCCCACGCCAAGAACTTGGCTCTATTTTTTGCGAAGTACAACTATTTGAAGGGTTTGCAAGAGGCTCATCCAACGATCAAAGTTGTGCTACCAACACCAGAAGCATTAGCTTTATCTGATAACGTCAGCATTCACATCAGCGGCAAGGCTGACCAAAAGGAGGAGATCAAGGCTGTTCGTAAGGAATTGATCGCTCTGGTCAATGACATTACTCCGCTAGATACTACCATCGTCGATGATGTCGACTATGAATTATTTCACAAGGAAAGTAAACATGCATTGTTgggccaagaagaaaacgcTGCTTTTGTTCAGTTCGGTGACTACTACTCTGGTAACGATGCCATCTTATTGGTGGCTTTGACTTCCAACGATGATTTCAAGCCATCGGCAGAGGAGATCAGCGAAACTTTGAGTGAAGTCAATGCAAGCTTGGACGACATCCGTAAGAAGCAAAATGCTTTGGAAACCAAGACTCTTGAAATGGCTCCTGAGACTCAAGATTCTTTGCTTGGTGAAAGTAGCGccactttgaaattgatcttaGAAGATGTCAGCCAGGAAGAAGGCCATTTACAAATCAAGCTGCACTCCCCAGATGAAAGCAAGGTCACTTTCCGCGGTAATGAAAGAGCAGTCAACATCGCTAACAAGGCTGTCGAGTCGATCTTAAAGTCTCCATCGAAGAAGTTCAAGGACACCGTTGAAGTTCCTGCCAATGCAGTCTCCAGATTGATTGGTACTAAGGGTGCTAATACTCAGCAATTACGTCAAAAGTATGATATTCAAATTGACGTACCATCCGAAAGTGATGGCAAAAAGCCTGTTTTGGTTACATTGACTGGTTTGCAATACAACGTTGAGCGCGCCAAGgccttcatcatcgctgAGGCAAAGAAATGGGCAGACATCATCACTAAGGAGCTTATCGCAGCTCCAAAGTACCACCGTAACCTACAAGGCCCTCAAGGTGCTTACCGTAACCGTTTACAAGAAAAGTATAACGTCAAGATTTTCTTCCCAAGAAATGAAGAGGTCGTCACCATCAGAGGTCCTTCCCGTGGTGTCGCAAAGGCGTACCAAGAATTGGAGGCTCTACTTGATTTCGAAATGGAAAACGGTCACAAGTCAGTTGTTAAGGTGCCAGCTGAGCACGTCCCAAGAATCATTGGTAAGAATGGTGACATGATCAATGATATAAGGGCTGAATATGGTGTGGAAATGGACTTTCTACAAAAGGCAACCGATCCTAAGGTCCAGGAGACAGGTGAAGTTGAATTAGAAATCACTGGTTCCAGAGAATCCATCAAAAGTGCCACAAAGAAGGTCAATGACATTGTTGCTGAAGCATCTGACTTTGTTAAGAAGTCCTTGGACATCGACTCGAAGTACCACAGAACTATTGTCGGTAGCGGTGGTCGTAAGTTGAGAGAAATCATTGCTGCGGCAGGCGGTGACGAGTACAGAAACAAGAGCATTGACGTTCCTAACGCAAACTCCGAATCCAATGTAATTAAGGTTGAAGGTCCTAAGAAATTCGTTGATATTGTTGTTAAGGAAATCAACaagattgttgaagaaggtgaaaataGCATTGAAAAGGAGCTTGATATCCCTACCGAAAGACAAGGTGCATTGATTGGTCCAGCTGGTATGGTTCGTCGTCAATTGGAATCTGAATTCAGCATTACTTTGAACGTTCCAAACAAAGGAGAAACTGGTAAGGTTACTATTGTAGGTTTGCCAGCCAATGTTGATAAggctgagaagaagattatTTCAGAAATTATCAGAGACAACTTCGACCATGAGGTTTTGGTGCCAGCTAAGTTGCATGAATTTGTTTCCGAACGTGGTGCCTTTATTCAAAGCTTAAGGAACGAACACTCAATCAATGTCAGACACGGCAACGAAGCAAAGAGGGCCAACAAAATATCTCGCAAGGCTTTGAACATTCCAGTGGACAGATTGCGTGGTTCAGACGAAgacaaattgaagttcaCTGTCGAAGAGATCACTTCTGATGAGTCCAGCGAAGAAGGACAAGTCCCTTGGAGATTGGCTTACGATCCAGTGGACTTGAGCGCCATCCTTGGCGAAGgcgaagaggaagaaggCGCAAAGAAGTCTGTCGAAAAGGATGCTGCTTCTAGCAAGAAGGCTGCTATCGATGCTGCCGTCAAagctattgaagaaagaattgcTTTGGCTCCTCAGGCCACTTCCGTTGGTTATATCTGGAGTTCAGACCCTAAGAAGTTTAACAAGATTGTTGGCCCAGGTGGTTCTAAGATCAAGGTGATCAGAGAATCTTCAGGTGCTATCATCAACGTCCCAAAGAGATCAGACAAAGTCAACGACATTGTGTATATTAGAGGTACTGCCGATGCTGTCAAGAAGGCCGGTGAGTCCATCCTAAAGACTCTGAAGAATTaa
- the MIC60 gene encoding Mic60p (similar to Saccharomyces cerevisiae YKR016W; ancestral locus Anc_1.288), with protein sequence MLKSSSSSLLKHAVTRRSLASINTGAVVSSTPTSHPLRRFIVRTTLAISLFYAGGLALAEYNDSFNDIFVENIPFAETLVDSFESYRDATMLSSPLTLEELRAKFGGMLGGKVTSIPNQGVNAQDANKEDLKASIPTKIDARSPLTSTSTARNDAALVNLSPINVVTGSHTPTKFAELVKGINDAIRAINEQKIEVAEEQLSVIIEAHQALTTSVVNFNKDIESVVEQGISERTAQLVSDLTNKYETRLKEDEANLTSKFTEELQDYRKGLEERSAKQLAEDLKANEQTLLAKHANEVALLSITQVEEFNKILKEKLDTERDGRLAHLKDLDSGVGRLLESVDNLNHILMKKEAVTQLTLTIEELKTKLQSSNSHALNIESQLKKLKSLSDILPGKPKPCCKSKNKSPALIDVAISELDSLTSKQEILTNEQLYNRWNLLGDDFKTASLLPPNAGILGHTFAKMFSFLLFTKEGSSPKNQDLDSVFARVNENLRLSKLDKAVEEVVALQGWPYVLCQEWINDARRKLEVESLVDVLDCELRTL encoded by the coding sequence ATGTTGAaatcatcgtcatcttctttactGAAACATGCTGTGACTAGGAGAAGCTTGGCCTCCATCAACACCGGTGCCGTAGTTTCGAGCACTCCTACTAGTCACCCACTTCGTCGTTTCATTGTGAGAACAACTTTGGCAATTTCCCTGTTCTACGCCGGTGGTTTGGCGTTGGCTGAATACAATGATAGTTTTAATGACATTTTCGTCGAGAATATCCCATTTGCAGAAACATTGGTTGACTCGTTTGAGTCCTACCGTGATGCCACTATGTTATCCAGCCCTCTCACTTTAGAGGAGCTAAGAGCAAAGTTTGGTGGCATGCTTGGTGGTAAAGTCACCTCTATCCCCAACCAAGGTGTTAATGCCCAGGACGCtaacaaagaagatttgaaggcCTCTATCCCCACTAAGATCGATGCAAGATCCCCTTTAACATCCACTAGTACAGCAAGAAATGATGCTGCCCTTGTGAACTTAAGTCCTATAAACGTCGTTACCGGTTCACATACGCCCACGAAATTTGCTGAACTAGTTAAGGGAATTAACGACGCTATCAGAGCCATAAATGAGcaaaaaattgaagttgCTGAAGAACAGCTGAGCGTTATAATCGAAGCTCACCAAGCATTGACGACATCCGTTGTTAACTTTAACAAAGATATCGAATCCGTGGTCGAACAAGGAATCTCTGAAAGAACCGCTCAATTGGTCAGTGACCTCACAAATAAGTACGAAACGAGAttgaaggaagatgaagcaaACTTGACCAGCAAATTCACTGAAGAATTACAGGACTATAGAAAAGGGTTGGAAGAACGTAGTGCCAAACAGCTTgcagaagatttgaaggcTAATGAACAAACTTTGCTTGCAAAGCACGCAAACGAAGTTGCCCTTCTATCAATCACTCAAGTCGAGGAGTTCAATAAAATTCTAAAAGAAAAATTAGACACCGAAAGAGACGGTAGATTAGctcatttgaaagatcttgatTCTGGCGTTGGTAGACTACTAGAATCAGTTGACAATTTGAACCATATcctgatgaagaaggaggCTGTGACCCAATTAACGTTGACCATAGAAGAATTAAAGACTAAACTTCAATCATCAAACTCCCATGCACTAAACATCGAATCacaattgaaaaagctAAAATCATTATCTGATATTCTTCCCGGTAAACCAAAACCATGTTGCAAGTCTAAGAACAAATCACCGGCACTAATCGATGTGGCCATCTCGGAACTAGATAGTCTGACTTCCAAACAAGAAATCCTCACAAATGAACAGCTCTACAACAGATGGAATCTTCTTGGTGATGATTTTAAGACGGCATCATTGTTGCCACCAAACGCTGGTATTCTAGGTCACACATTCGCCAAGATGTTCTCATTCCTACTTTTCACTAAAGAAGGTTCTTCTCCAAAAAACCAGGACCTCGACAGTGTCTTTGCAAGGGTCAACGAGAACCTAAGGTTATCCAAGCTCGATAAAGCCGTCGAAGAAGTTGTCGCTCTCCAGGGGTGGCCATACGTTCTATGCCAGGAGTGGATCAACGACGCTAGAAGAAAGCTAGAAGTTGAGTCCCTAGTGGATGTTCTAGATTGCGAGTTGAGAACTCTGTAG